actttgctgcaactcaaggttagattcattcatataaacaatgaaatgcatatttatcttgttatacaaatatactgagagtaacagacttataaatgaagtatcgaattagcttatagcatactctcgattattgcttgttaatcatcaaaataacactatcatcctcaatgagCTTCATTGACTTCTTATTCAATTATTAATGCTTTATTCACCATAGTTGTATAGGTAGTTAAGTAATATGGTGCCACTTCTTTCCTAATTTTAGCCTTTAGTCCCATTTTAAATTACTCAGTCATGCTCATCCCCAACCTCAGAACTAATTTGGCCAGCTCTATAAATTTAGCTTCGTATTTTGCAACTGTCatacttctttattttaaatgaataaaatttttctctttctgCATCGTCATACTTTGTGGGAAGTACTTGGCATAAAATGCTCCTCGCAATCTTGCCCAAGTGAGTAGCTCTCTATCTTGTTCATATTTTCACTCTAGCATCCGCCACCAGTTAAATGCATCACTTTACAatatgtaggatacataaaggAATATCTTCTTGTCATCACAGCATGTTTGAATAGCAAATGCTTTCTCTATCTCTatgagccaattttcaacttctAAATGTTCTGTAGGCCCCTTGAAAGCTAGTGGAGCCAACTTCTTGAACTCTGCAATGTTACTTCGCTACTCCTGCTACTCCCACATCCTTGCTATTGCTAtgtttgctgctgctgctgtgtcTCTTATTATTGTTGTATATGCTGCTGTTGGAGCAACAATTGCTGCATCTGCATCATCCCAACTAAGTATCTTGTTGTTCTATCTGAGTATACCTCATAGGATTAATGACTCCCTTCTGCTGAAAAGTACCATCGACTTGCTGGAGAGTGCTTCCAACCTACTAGTTTGATGCCTATCTAGTAGCATCTTTGGTAGCCCTATTCATCTAATGTGGAGGTATCTTAACCTATATCCATCAAATGCCAGCAAAATCCTTATTAAGATTATTAATTAAGTAGAAGAATTATTAAGATAACTTATGTTGAATTCATCAAAAAGTAACACCCCAATGCCCTTAGTGTCTAATCACGTACACTCATCCAATATCTGAGTCTGTGTTATGTCTTATCCACTTATACTCTTATACCATATTAATTGCCGCATCCTTGACCTGAAATTATGAGTTGGGGATAACTGCCGCACACTcatagaaaactcttttcatAAGCAGACAGGGTATCttatcataatatcataaaACAAATCGTGGAATTAAATAATCTGCTAAATAAGTCTAAAATTTGAATAgatagaaaaatccaaactttaATGTCTTAAAAAATCCAACAATATTTAAAGTTCTTACATCTGAGTTTAAGAAAATACTACTCTAAAATAAAGATACTAGACCTTGCTTCTAAAAGCTCTCCCTAGAGGCATATTCCCATGCTATCTTAGATCTTAGGAtctataaaaatagtaaaatattaaaaatcagCTAGAGAGCCCAACAAGAAATAATCACATTAACTAGATAAATCAAGTAATAAGATAATTAATAACTTAATAAAGGTAAGTATATGGAATACAATATGTTCAAGAAACTAGATCTAGATATACAACATCATCAAATTATCATTCGTACGAATCAAATCTTTCTCAAAATCCCATTTTTGTTCATAAATCTAATTTCTTTCAATATATCAAGTTTCTCTCGTCAGCCATAAACTgtgatcatattttttttttgtatagtaGGATTATTATACTGCGCATCTTCTTGCGGTGTGCTGTGTATCTTCTAGCAGTGAAGTCCTTTGGGATTGGGCATCTTCTTGTGGCATAACCCTTAAGGACTAATAAAGTACCAACTTATAACCCCTACTAGCAAGGTCTTTAACATAGTTAGACTAAAAGTCCAAAACAATCATGCATTTCCATATTCCTATTCAGCAAAAATGTATGTAAtcatacaatatcaaaattaatcGAGCATAATCCATAACAAGATCAATGCTTTTGATTATGCATCATCATAATAATAAAACATATTCAATGATAAAGTATCATTTATGAAATTCATGCATCATGAATAGTATGATTCAAAGTTTATTAATGTAATACTTTATAATTTactgataaatctagaaaaaatgAAATGTTACTTACCTTGCAAGTGGAATCAACTGACAAATCTAGTTAACCCCAAAAATCTTCCTTAGAGCCTAgtattcaaaaattatttttttattaaaaattagtactgattattttaagaataaaaaCTTTAAGTCTTAGCACCCTCATAGTGTTGGACAAACAAGAATGCCTGACATCTCGATCGGTGCAATCAAAGTAATTTTATCTAGTCATATCAAACTAGGATACAAGTGGCTCAACAAAAATTGAGAATGACCAAATCTAGTAATATCGTATAAGGACTAAAGTGGAGGTTGGTATGACGTCCGGTAGCATAGGTCAGGATCCTCTTCACTAGGATCGATCAGGGTCATTAAGGAGAGGCCCTTCTCTAGGATCCAACAAAACCCTAGAGAAATAGTACATAGTGAACCATGTAAAGAAAGAAACAAGATAGAGAAAGTAGGGAAGagtaagaaaagagagagaaagaaagaaaatggagcctctctctccaatagagtaAAGGGAAGCTTGAGGGTGGTGACTATCGCCCTAAAGATCAATGGTCGGCTACCATAAATGACGACTGGTGTTGATTGATGGCTAGCAAGGAGTCAAATGCAAAAATCAACCAATGTAGGAGCTTCGGTCCCAAATCCTGAGATCCATGGCACCCCAACAACTAAGACTTCGGCCATGGCCTCGAACTGATGCAACAAATTAGACAAAGGCTCTGATGATGGGTGCTAATTGATGAAGATGGCCGAAAAAGTGAGAAATAGGGTCGGAGGTTCAAATATAGGGAAAACATGGCATCTTCTATTAAAACAAAACTGGAATCCAAGTTTCATAGGCTGAGGAAGAGGTGGAGGGTTAATCGAAATATTCTGGGCTCTTACCTGGCTTCTGGTGGTACTTAGGCTATGCCAGTCACGGAAATCAATCAAAGGCTGACGAACTCTACTCAAGGCCGAGGTATCCAATTAGGGATCAAAGGGGAGGTGGGAGGGGCTTTAAATAAAGCAAAGGGAAGCATCGGAATCCATGTTGGCATCAGATTCCCTCGGATGAATTGGAAAGTAGGATGCTCCAATCGGGAGTCTGCCTCCCTCACTACACATGCACTTTCCCAGCATGTGCCAAGCTTGTGCcaatccttttttcttttcttttctttcaattttgggCAAATTCATCTATTTGAGCCAGTCAAGTGGACAAGGCCTAGTTTCCCATTATGGTGAAATGGGCTGGGTATTATAGAAATAGTGGAAACACCTTTTGAGGTTTCTACAGATTGCTTGGAGGTAATCCCAGCTTCTAGATGTGAAAGCAGACTCTCCTTTTAAAATGCATGGCCTAAAACAAATGAGGGGCATAGTTGCTAGTGGGTAAGGATGGGGAGGGGTTGCTTGTTTGGTTCAGACATTGTAGTGGGGCTCACTTTAGTATAGTTCTCATGATAGGTTCATGTGGGGAGGAGGAATGGGGTGTCTGCTTGTTTTCTGACTCGAGGTTATGGATGTCTTTTCTTTCTATCAGCGTCAACACAGCTTCTTTGAACTTGtctcatattttttcatatgtaTCCCAATCCATTTTCAAATACTTCAATTTCCAAAGCTAGATACccccactaactcatcattatgTTGGAGATATTGCACCATTTGTCACTAGCGATTTATGTCATTTGCCGCATCCAATGACTATAGTCTAAGCTCCTCTAGTGTTTTGTCCTGCCTCGCTAGCACGAGCGACCACATAGCAGATGGCCACATGCCTTGTAGGGTTTGACCTATAggacatgcaaggcctaaggAAGATTTCAGATAGTATCAATCCAGGTAAACTAGGATgcttaaaatttcttaaaatgaTAAATATCCATAATACAAATTTCAACATTATTTTCAAACTCCAACAATGTTGGCTACATAGCATTTAGTAAATAAAAGGGATAACTCCTAGGCCCTAGTCCTTTCGCTCATAGAGAGCATGAAAATCCATTATAAGAGTATTGTAACGTGCTTCACTCTCGATGGCATAAAGTTGTTCGAGAGCAAGGCAAACATCTCATGCATGTGGCAACCTGATGACATGAACTATCATCTGATCGGATATGTTGTTGAGAAGCCATGCCAGAGCGATCTGATTACGAAGAAGCCATGACTTATATGCTGGATTAGAGACTGGCTTCTCTGTTCTTCCATCATCTAAAGTTGTGACAATCGTTGGAGGTAAAGGTGAGGTCGTGCCATCTATAAGATTCCATAGTCGGTTGGCTGTTAAGAGGGGTAAAATACGTGCCTTCCggataataaaattatttcgGTTAAGTTGAACAACAATTGAAGGCACAGTGGTAGATATAAACATGTAGTTAGAGAAGGATGCCATAGAGATAGCTAAGGTTGAAGGCTCTAATGCCACGTAGAAAAGAAGAGCATGTGGGAAAGAAATATTATGGGAGTCGTTTCCAACCTCAATCTTATGAGGCGATAAGTATGTATATTTGTAGTTGAGAATATATAAGATATTACAACTAGGACAATACaaagatagaaaaaaaataacaagtgGATCCATAGGATAAATCCAAAATTTATactattcaaaattcaaaatttaaattcagaatttaaaattcaaaatttctcaAATTATGGATTCTTGATATATGGTTTGATATGGGGCTAAGATAAAAATACCGCAAACAAACGAAATAGATAAAAACCTGGTTGACGATTCTCAATATAGAGTATAAATAGGTGGAAGGCGCTGCAACATACAGTGCACTTCTGCATATAATAGTTGCGCCGAAGTGACTGCGCTATTGCTACAATTGATATGGAtccaacacttttttttttctcctctgaaTATTCAGCGATTAAGACGGAACGGAAAAAAGGTAGTCATTCTTTTTTACAACTTACCTTCGCCCGTCAGCACATGAGGTACACTTTATTGCAATAACTTTTTCATTTTGGCCGCAGGAGCGGCTCAACCCTTAGGTAACTAAGGCCTAAGACCTGGACCTAAAGACTCTTAGCTATAAATGCATTAAGGCTTCTAAAAGATTCTtagctataaatgcattgaggcCTCCAAGTCTAAAGACTCTTAGCTCTATAAATATAACACTGAGCGCCCAAGCTTAAAGACTCTAAGCTATAAATATAGCATTAAGGCCTCCAAGCCTAAAGATTCTTAGTTATAAATGCATTGAGACCTCTACAAGATTCTTAGCCATTGAAGctttcaaataatttttaaatatatttattattattattattagtgagTTCGGCCTTCCAAATTTATCATGCTGCTCTTGATTTTAGATATGTTTTGCAGCTTTCCTTCGGCGGTCAGGAGGTCAGGTGCACCCTAacatcaataatttttttaatttgagacacttattgtatatatatatatatattatatattatatatattatattattttaggacacttattataattactattttcattttttttccaatctAACTGGTTAGTGTGTCGCTGCCAGAGAATAGGCACCATTGCCTTTTAATTTTCAGCCAATCAAAGCCAGGTACATTCTAcgattaataatttttttattttggacactAATtggatatataatatttttttagaaaaataggcGCCTTTGCGGCACCCTGACAGGAATGCGGCCGCGAGCAAATCTGACACGCGTGGCTTGTAGATTTTTTATGGATCGCTCTTTACTGAAAAACGATAGATATGGATGAGACATAGCAACAGTTGATCGTGGAAAGTCTCGATCGCACACGTGCACGATCGTCTGTAGCCTTccgtgtcaaaaaaaaaaaaaaaaaaaaaaaaaaaaaaaaaaagaggcacgATTGCCTGCACGAGTAAACAAAAAGAGAATTAAAAAAAGTGGATGATGGGTCTGATTTCTAGTTTCTTTTGTCGGTGCATGCAAGATTCTGTTTAGCTTCGCGAATATCTCGGGTGCTGCCCCCAAAATGTCCAGAGAGGCTGGCTGGCTCGTCCAAACGAGCCCGAATGAGACGGAGAGTTCCAGAGACGAAGAGTTGAAAAGCAAGCAGCGGACTCGGAGCAACGCTCTTGTCGGTGGTCTCCGTCGAAGACATCATCCACCACCGCCgtcgtcaaaaaaaaaaaaaaaaactgaaaaattaGCTCCTCCCTAGGGTTTCGATATTGCCCTTTTCTTCCCTAACCAGTTCCATGGAAATGCCCGGGAGGAGATCCAGCTACTCCCTCCTCAGCCAATTTCCGGACGACCCGCCGCCCCCCAAATTCGAGTCGCCGCCGTCCGACAAGAGCCGCGGCCGATCCCCCTTCGATTGGCCATTACCATCGGACTCCATCGTTGCCGGCGACCACCGCGCTGTGAGGATCGGGCCGTCGGCGTTTCCTTCGGTGGGGCTACAAAGGCAATCCAGCGGAAGCAGCTACGGGGAGAGCTCGCTGTCAGGGGATTATTACCTCCCCACTACGCTCTCATCGATCACGGCCACCATCGACGAGGATGCCTTCAATCGGATCGCGACCGCTGGAGAGGCACGGGCGAAGGAGGGGGCGGAGGTGACCGGGTCGTCATCATCATCCAAAAGCTGGGCGCAGCAGGCCGAGGAGACGTACCAGCTCCAGCTCGCTCTGGCTCTTCGGCTCTGCTCGGAGTCAGCCTGCGCCAGCTATCCGAATTTCTTGGATGCTGGTGATCAGATGGTCCCAGCAGAGCGTGCCTCGGCGGAGTCCATGTCCCATCGTTTCTGGGTAGGCATATAGACATTACTTAATATTATTTCTGAATTAATCTATGAAGATGAGGAATTGTGGGTAGATATATCTAGATAATGGATCCAGTTTTTTGAATTCATTCTGGTAGTGTTTGcactaaaaataagaaatatcgaTGGACCAAATAAATCAACCAAAATTCAGTTAATTATTCATGCATGACACAATCAAGGCTCATGGTTGACCACTTGTCACTTGTATACGGGTCTATGAAATTGACTTTCTAAAGAAAGTTATTTGGATAAAGGAGTACCAAGGGAAGTTATTGCTGAAAAAAACTTCCTCTTTCATGATAAAAGAAAACGAGAAGACTTCTTGAACTCTCTGATATCCTTATGCAAGACTATGATGGATCTACTACAGTGTCTATACTGAATGGGCTATTTCAACCTCTTATCTTAGAACGAGGATTCTTTTATATAGTGGAAGTG
The genomic region above belongs to Phoenix dactylifera cultivar Barhee BC4 unplaced genomic scaffold, palm_55x_up_171113_PBpolish2nd_filt_p 002587F, whole genome shotgun sequence and contains:
- the LOC120109715 gene encoding serine/threonine-protein kinase CTR1-like, whose amino-acid sequence is MEMPGRRSSYSLLSQFPDDPPPPKFESPPSDKSRGRSPFDWPLPSDSIVAGDHRAVRIGPSAFPSVGLQRQSSGSSYGESSLSGDYYLPTTLSSITATIDEDAFNRIATAGEARAKEGAEVTGSSSSSKSWAQQAEETYQLQLALALRLCSESACASYPNFLDAGDQMVPAERASAESMSHRFWN